The following is a genomic window from Chania multitudinisentens RB-25.
TAGTAAGTCACAGTATTTAATGGCATTTTAGATGCATTATTCGTAGAGGTTTAACACAGTGTACTTTCGTACAGGATAAAGATGGGTATGGAGCCATTATGGATATCCAACGAAGATGCAACACCCTGTGTTGAGAACAAGCGGAGTAAATAATCTATGATGCACAATGTTCCACCACCAATGGTGCTACTAGCTCGCTGGTTAAGAGGTAGGGCGAATGTAAACGGGAACTATGGTCATATTCTTTTCGAACAGATAATCCCGAACGACAATACTGTTGTAGAAGAACTGCGTTCTTATTTCGAATCAGCACATCTTGATGCTCGAGAAGTGTTTCATCGTTCGGCCCGTATCGATCTGCATCCCGATGCGGATGCACCAGGATCACATGCGAGATATCCGAACTGCCTGCCACCTACTGCTAGGAAAGGCTTGTTCGGAGAGGTCATGACGGGGCTGATGACACAAGCTTATCAGCTAGTTGGTGCTCATCAATGGACCGTTCCAATATTTCTCTTTCGCTACCATGCTGAAGTCGAGGCGTACCTCTTCGATCTAGCTCGCGATCCAGATCGGGTGCGTGAAGTATCTGGGCGGCACGGGAACGATTTTATTGCATTAGGGATTGACCCGGAAAGTGGAGAAGTTGTTCGTTTCCTTGCGGGGGAAGCGAAATGGCGAGCAACGCTTACGCAAAGCACTATGGACAATATGATGTTGGGGGAATGGACTGGGCCTGAAAATGCCCGTGTACGTGATAACAAAGGTGTTTGGAACGAATTGAACCGGGGGCTTCCAACTCCTCAAGGATTGGAACAGATGCAACGCTTATTGTGTGAGAAGGCAAGAGAGCAATATGCGGAGGCTATCGTTTCGCTCGACCGTGTATTACTTATTGGCGCGGTGCCGCTGCCGCGCACGGACTTAGTCTTCGTTGCTGGTAATCGTGCAGCGAAAAGGACACAAGGTGCAACCTTACTACCAACTGGTGTACCGCCGGCAGAATACACTGCTAATCGACCGTTGCAAGTGATTGAACTTGTTCTTGAGAATGGCGTGGGGCTTATTGATAACCTTTACAACTCTCTCTGGGGTGATCACTAATGGCACGACTTGACGAACAGCGTCGAGCTCTCGCGATGAATATCCGCGAGAGTAGAGCCGCTGAAAATGAACTTACACCAGCTCAAGCCCGCCTATTCGTTCGTAGCTTGCAAACATCATGGCAAGTACCAACCATTGGCTGGGCTGTTCCGGAATCACACGATATGTTCAAGGATGCGAAGCGGTTACTTCACGCTGCCACTATTTTTCGAGACATTGACGGTGAAGGGACATTTGAATCGCTAGGTTGCTATCGACGAGCTGGTGAGCTTCTTGAGTGGCTCGCACGTTCATCAGATCCTGTAACACGTGATGTACCAGTTAGATTGTTGGCAGCTGGAGCATATCAATTGGCAGGTCTACCAGCGATGGCAACGAGCCTGCTTCGACAAAATAGCTATAGTGGTGTAACTACAGAAATTTTCGCGGCATTTTTGAGCGTAGATTTTGATCGTTTATTAGTGCTCGTAGGGAATTTCTGGGGCGAACATCCTGAACTGACCGGTCGGCAAGGTTCAGCTATTTTGCTGGATGAAATGGGTGATGAGTCTCAGGACCATAAGGCGCGAGAAGGGCTAGCGGAAGGTCTTGCTGGGTCAGATGACCATGACTTTAGGCCGTTTCAGCCTCCGGCCAGCGGGGTTGGAAGATATGTGATAGTCGAGTTAATACGTGTGCTTGGTCTGATTGGCGACAGTATTCGACGCGGAAACAGTAATCGTTTGACGCGATCGCTAGAGAAGCTGGGTGACATTTCTTTGCTGGCTACAAGACTTGCAAGCGATGAACTCTGGATTCTCATCAATATGATTGAGGCAACAGCAAGACGTTTTGCAGCTAATAATTTGCATGATCGTGTTGCACAACTCGCTGAACGTGCGCCAACATTCAGACTGCGGCTTTGGCGTTTTGCCAGAGAGCAATTTGCGAGGGGACGAGGTATTTTATGGGCATCGCAGGTTCGTGGTCTGGAGCGTTTGATAACAAACCAGAGTTTTGCACTTTGTACTCCGACAGGTTCAGGAAAAACGCTTGTCGCGAACTTGGCGCTAGTAAAGGAACTTCTGTTGATAGAACCTAGGCAGAGCCCGGAGCCACTCGCTTTATACCTTGTTCCATCACGTGCTTTAGCAAGTGAAGTGGAAGCGAAACTTACGGGAGAACTGGGCAACGATCTTATTATAACGGGCCTTTACGGCGGAGCTGACTGGGGCATTACTGATTATTGGTTAACAGCCGATCGACCAGTTGTGCTGATTGCTACGGTTGAAAAAGCCGAGGCGCTGATGCGCTATGTTGGTCATCTTCTTGTAACTCGACTTAAGTTATTGATTATAGATGAAGCTCATCAGGTTGTGAGCGAAGGTGATGCCGACGCCGCCAAAGCGCTTGCTGACCATACTAGTCGCTCAATGCGACTTGAGTCACTGGTCTCTAGATTGCTTACCGTTAAACCTCAGATATCAAGAATTGCGCTGACTGCCGTTGCAGGAGGTGCTGCTCATCCGGTAGCTCAATGGATAGAAGGTCATCCTGATGCTGTTCCAGTCGGGGGGGATTATCGAAGCAGCCGACAGCTCATTGGTAAACTGTGTGTTGATCCGCGACATTCGCCCCAAGCTTTACTAGACGTTATGAACGGTCAAGTGCTTTACGTCCAAGGGCGAAATGAACCAGTATATTTACCATTACGGATTCCTGCGATGCCTCAACCATCGGCAATTATTCGTAATAGTCTACCGCACTATACTCAGCTTTATGTACTGTGGACATCCCTGCATTTGCTTGAGGGGAAACGTCGTATTTTAATCTCTGTTGCTCAGTCACCAGAATTATTGATGAAGCGATATGCAGAAGCATTTACATTACCAGGATGGAATACCATTCAACCATTTGTTTTACCTTTAGCACCGGAAGAACGGACTTGTTTTGAAGAGGCTCATGGCGCCTGCATGGATTACTGTGGGCCTAATTCATTTGAGTTGCGATTACTGGAGCACGGTATAGCGACAAGTCATGGGCAGATGCCACAGAGGCTACGTCGTCTCATGACGGTACTTATTGAACGTCGAATTTGCCCAATTACACTTGCCACAGCAACACTTACGGAAGGCGTAAACCTACCGTTTGACATGATTTTTGTTACAAGCATTGAGCGCCGGAGCTTCGATGCCGAGACTGGTCAATCCATCTTTGTACCAATGGGTACGTCTGAATTTCGCAATCTTGCTGGTCGAGCAGGTCGCCCTGGCGCCGCTGAGTCAATCGAAGGTATGACTCTTGTGGCGGTGCCGGAATTTGTATCATCTACTGCGCCAAGTAAGCGTGTCGAGCAACAGCGTAAGGTGAGACATGATGCGAGCCTTTATGATGATTTACTTCGCCGGTTGCAGGCTGAGGAGCAAGTAGCAGAGGTTCGTAGTCCTTTAGTCACATTACTACGTTCTATTTGGCAAAGGGCTGCTCAGCAATTCGGATTACAGTCAGAAGAGCAATTTCATGCTTGGCTGGAATCTACCTTGCCTGAAGCGGTCGGTGAAAATCTTGGTGTTAGGTCACGTGAGCCAGCTGATCTCTTAGGAGATAGTTTAGATGAACTCGATGGCTTCCTGCTATCGGCTACGGAGGAACTGACGCAAGCTGAGGAGGTTGGAAATAATGCGTATACTGAAGCCGTTCTAGCGAACCTCTGGCGAAGTTCTTTTGCTCGCGTTGTTGCTGCCAACGAAGAATGGCTTGAACGTAGCTTCATCAAACGTGGGCGAGCATTTGTAGAGCGACTTTATCCAGACCCCCAGCTTAGAAGACGTCTGTATCAGTATGGTTTTACACCATACATTGGTCAACGGTTCGAACTTATAGTCCCTACAGTTCTGGCAGAGCTTCAAGCAGCTGCAGATTATGGTATTTGGGATACCCAGCGTCGATTCAACCTTGTCATACAACTTGGTGAGCTCATACGAAGAGAACCAGCGCTCACTTTTCGGACGCGAGATTCGGTTGGTGACCGTGAGATACTTCGTAATTGGCATACGGTAACGGGGTGGTGGATGCAATTAGGTGATGGTGTAACGCCTGAGGCTGAGCATTTACGTTCATGGCAACGGTTTGTTACTGAAAAT
Proteins encoded in this region:
- a CDS encoding aminotransferase, with the translated sequence MMHNVPPPMVLLARWLRGRANVNGNYGHILFEQIIPNDNTVVEELRSYFESAHLDAREVFHRSARIDLHPDADAPGSHARYPNCLPPTARKGLFGEVMTGLMTQAYQLVGAHQWTVPIFLFRYHAEVEAYLFDLARDPDRVREVSGRHGNDFIALGIDPESGEVVRFLAGEAKWRATLTQSTMDNMMLGEWTGPENARVRDNKGVWNELNRGLPTPQGLEQMQRLLCEKAREQYAEAIVSLDRVLLIGAVPLPRTDLVFVAGNRAAKRTQGATLLPTGVPPAEYTANRPLQVIELVLENGVGLIDNLYNSLWGDH
- a CDS encoding DEAD/DEAH box helicase, with translation MFKDAKRLLHAATIFRDIDGEGTFESLGCYRRAGELLEWLARSSDPVTRDVPVRLLAAGAYQLAGLPAMATSLLRQNSYSGVTTEIFAAFLSVDFDRLLVLVGNFWGEHPELTGRQGSAILLDEMGDESQDHKAREGLAEGLAGSDDHDFRPFQPPASGVGRYVIVELIRVLGLIGDSIRRGNSNRLTRSLEKLGDISLLATRLASDELWILINMIEATARRFAANNLHDRVAQLAERAPTFRLRLWRFAREQFARGRGILWASQVRGLERLITNQSFALCTPTGSGKTLVANLALVKELLLIEPRQSPEPLALYLVPSRALASEVEAKLTGELGNDLIITGLYGGADWGITDYWLTADRPVVLIATVEKAEALMRYVGHLLVTRLKLLIIDEAHQVVSEGDADAAKALADHTSRSMRLESLVSRLLTVKPQISRIALTAVAGGAAHPVAQWIEGHPDAVPVGGDYRSSRQLIGKLCVDPRHSPQALLDVMNGQVLYVQGRNEPVYLPLRIPAMPQPSAIIRNSLPHYTQLYVLWTSLHLLEGKRRILISVAQSPELLMKRYAEAFTLPGWNTIQPFVLPLAPEERTCFEEAHGACMDYCGPNSFELRLLEHGIATSHGQMPQRLRRLMTVLIERRICPITLATATLTEGVNLPFDMIFVTSIERRSFDAETGQSIFVPMGTSEFRNLAGRAGRPGAAESIEGMTLVAVPEFVSSTAPSKRVEQQRKVRHDASLYDDLLRRLQAEEQVAEVRSPLVTLLRSIWQRAAQQFGLQSEEQFHAWLESTLPEAVGENLGVRSREPADLLGDSLDELDGFLLSATEELTQAEEVGNNAYTEAVLANLWRSSFARVVAANEEWLERSFIKRGRAFVERLYPDPQLRRRLYQYGFTPYIGQRFELIVPTVLAELQAAADYGIWDTQRRFNLVIQLGELIRREPALTFRTRDSVGDREILRNWHTVTGWWMQLGDGVTPEAEHLRSWQRFVTENLEFRLGVAVGAAVSLAFGRNADVEIPTLDTWCNTSDLPWIAFWFRELLRWGTLDPFVAFALGQGLARTRDEAMRRRGEFERWLRAEVGDVEPETLIDPRCFLSWQRSLEDSSDAAQEVQRIPAQLTAVDGRKISYDVRPIISDGSIKWIDAAGYAVAQSQLVPDLLTGQSEKHDYSVTVTPHVEVHRTY